In the genome of Myxococcus guangdongensis, the window TGCGGCTCGCATCGCCCGAGGCAAGGTCTGCAAGGTCGACAGTGGGGATGTTCAGCGAAGAGGTCTCGGCCATGGTGCCCCCAGGTTTATCGCTCCTGGCGACCAAAAGGGAGGGCCTCGTGGGAGCCACTACCCCTGGTATCAGCGCCCCGCTCCAGGCGGGGCCGAACCACCAGGACGCCCCTCACCGCACCACGGGCAGCGGGAAACTCCAGGGCTTCCCATCCGAGGCCACCGCGTGCCCCGTCACCTCCGCCGCCCCATGGCCCTGTCGCTGTGGCCTGAACGTGGCTTGCGGATTCCTCGCGGAGGCCTGCCCGCCATGGAACACGGCGAAGCGCGCCGCCACCGCACCCACCGTCGTCAGCATGTCCGCCGCCACCTGCTTCCAGCGCTGCCTCCCCGGGAGCGCATCCACCACCAGCCCCGCCAATGAGCAGGCCCGGGACGTCTTCCAGAGCGTCCCAGACAGGCCCTCGGACAGCGGCCGGGCGACCTCCGGGGCTCGGCGCGCGTCGAGCTCCACCGCGTGCGCCATGACCACCTCCGCGGCCTTGCCCGCGAGGCGATAGGGCCGCAGCACCTCCGCCTCACGCTCGGTGTGCGGGGCCAGGGACAACAGGCTCCCCGCGCTCGCGCTCGCCGAGGCCATGAAGAACAAGGGCAGGGTGCGACGCGTGGACTGCCACAGCGGTATCGCCGTGTTGTTCAGCAGCACCGCCGTGTACCCGGCCAGCGGCATTCCCAGCATCGCGGCCGAATACCCCGCGACCTTGCCCGTGACCCCCAACACACCTCGCGAGCGCCCCAGCACCAGGCCCACCGAGTTGAGCGCCCCCGACAACGCCAGCACCCACGAGCCCACGCTCATGGGCGACGTGGGCCGGAACACCCGGAGCATGTTCAGGAAGCGCGTGGGGCGACCGAGGTCGGCGATCAACAACCCCGCACTCAGCATGTCCCCCGCGGTCCCCAACAGACGACAGCGTCGCGCGAGCGGCTCCATCGACTTCTCGCCGAGCACATCGATGGCCAGTCCCAGCAGGCTCGCCGCACCCGCGACACCGCCCACGAAGAGATACGCCGGCACCGTGGCGATCCACACCGGCTGCTTGATGGCGGCCAGCCCGTGGTAGCTCGGCGCCTCCGCGGTGTCCGCGACGAAGTGGGACGGAACCTGTGCCTGGAAGCCATGGGCCGGATTGGCGCGGTCCAGGTCCGTCACCCGTTGCTGGGCTCCCTCGCCGAGCAAGGTCCCCAGCGCGGGGTTCACGTTGCGGCCATCCGAGCGCCGCTGGAGCCTGTCCAGGAAGGTGTCGTCGCCGTCACGCGCGCTCATGAGTCCCCTCGGCGGCCGAGCAACACCGCGCCCACGGCCATGGCCGCCATCCCGAGCGCTCCCACGGCCACGGCGCCCCAGGCCTGTCCGGCCTTCATCGTCGGGACCACGGGGTCGGGTGGCAGGTTGTAGGCCTCCGGGCGATCCACGAGCAGGAAGAAGGCGTTGAGCCCGCCCGTCCCCGGCTGGTTCTTCGCGTCCTTGCCGTAGAGATAGGCGCTGATGATGCCCTGTGAGTGCAGCTCACGCAGTCGGTTGTCCGCGCGCTCATGCAGCACATCGAGGTCCCCGTAGACGATGGACTCGGTGGGGCACGCCTTCGCGCACGCGGGCGTCATGCCCTCGCCAATCCGGTCGTAGCAGAGGGTGCACTTCCACGCCCGACCGTCATCCGGTCTCCGGTCGATGACGCCGAAGGGACAGCCCACCACGCAGTAACCGCAGCCGTTGCAGACATCCGGCTGGACGTAGACGGTGTCGAACTCGGTGCGGACGATGGCGCCCGTGGGACACGCCTCCAGACAGCCCGCGCGCTGACAGTGCTTGCAGACGTCCGACACCATCAACCACGAGAAGTCGCCCACACCCGTCGAGTGGCCCGGCATCGGCACCGGACGCTCCACGAAGGCCACGTGCCTCCAGGTCGAACAGCCCAAGTCCCCGGTCTGGTCATAGGACATCCCGGTGAACTGGAAGCCGTCATCGGGGAGCTGGTTCCATTGCTTGCAAGCCACCTCACAGGCCTTGCAACCAATGCACACCGTCGAATCGGTGAAGAAGCCCTTGCGACTCATGCGCTATTGCTCCTCGTCCTTCTTCTCCTGCCAGGGGACATGATCGATTTCGCCGACCGACAGGCGGTCGCGTCGGTGCGGCGCCAGGTCCGCGGGCAGGGCAGGGGGCGTGGCACCCGTCGCCGCCCGAGCCCCGGTGGCGTGTCGGCCCGCGATGACGTCGCAGGTGAGCGCCTTCGACTCCTGGATGTCCACGTTGGGGTCCGCGACGAAGCCCAGCAGCTCGTTGGCGCCATCCGCGCGCGTGCGTCCCGTCACGCCCCAGTGATACGGGATGCCCACCTGGTGAACCGACGTCCCGTTGAGCTTCAGCGGGCGCAGCCGCTCGGTGACGAGCACCCGGCACTCCAGGTCTCCGCGCGCCGTGCGCAGCGTGGCCCAGCCTCCGTTGCGCAGCCCCCGCTCGCGCGCCAGCTCCACGGAGACCTCGCAGAACTGTTCGGGCTGGAGCTCGCTGAGCCAGGACAGCCAGCGACTCATTCCGCCCGCCGTGTGGTGCTCGGTGAGTCGGTATGTGGTGAGGATGAAGGGGAAGCGCGGGTCGCCCCACGCGCGGTGGTAGGGGTTGCCCTTGCGGCGCCACTCCAAGCGCGTCGGATTGCACTGCTGCCCGTAGAGCGCGTTCTTCACCGGCGACTCCATGGGCTCGTAGTGCGTGGGCAACGGGCCATCGAGCATCCCGCTCGGCGCGAAGAGC includes:
- a CDS encoding 4Fe-4S dicluster domain-containing protein is translated as MSRKGFFTDSTVCIGCKACEVACKQWNQLPDDGFQFTGMSYDQTGDLGCSTWRHVAFVERPVPMPGHSTGVGDFSWLMVSDVCKHCQRAGCLEACPTGAIVRTEFDTVYVQPDVCNGCGYCVVGCPFGVIDRRPDDGRAWKCTLCYDRIGEGMTPACAKACPTESIVYGDLDVLHERADNRLRELHSQGIISAYLYGKDAKNQPGTGGLNAFFLLVDRPEAYNLPPDPVVPTMKAGQAWGAVAVGALGMAAMAVGAVLLGRRGDS
- the nrfD gene encoding NrfD/PsrC family molybdoenzyme membrane anchor subunit, which gives rise to MSARDGDDTFLDRLQRRSDGRNVNPALGTLLGEGAQQRVTDLDRANPAHGFQAQVPSHFVADTAEAPSYHGLAAIKQPVWIATVPAYLFVGGVAGAASLLGLAIDVLGEKSMEPLARRCRLLGTAGDMLSAGLLIADLGRPTRFLNMLRVFRPTSPMSVGSWVLALSGALNSVGLVLGRSRGVLGVTGKVAGYSAAMLGMPLAGYTAVLLNNTAIPLWQSTRRTLPLFFMASASASAGSLLSLAPHTEREAEVLRPYRLAGKAAEVVMAHAVELDARRAPEVARPLSEGLSGTLWKTSRACSLAGLVVDALPGRQRWKQVAADMLTTVGAVAARFAVFHGGQASARNPQATFRPQRQGHGAAEVTGHAVASDGKPWSFPLPVVR